The genome window CGCCCTTGTAGTTTTTTGCAAGCCCTAACTTTTGGGCAATGTCTGGTACAAGGCTTGTTCCAGACACGCCAAGCCAGGGATGTGCATATGTTCCCTTTTCAATCAGGGATGGCAGAACTCTTTTAATCGTATTTGACGGCACTGCGAATCCTATTCCGGAAAATTCTCCAGTGGTAGACTGGATAGCAGTGTTAATTCCAATTACTTGGCCATCCATGTTCAAAAGCGGTCCGCCAGAGTTTCCCTGGTTTATTGCAGCATCGGTTTGTATCACGTTTGATATGGAATACCCAGACCCTTGATTTGGCAAGAGGCGCCCCATCTGACTGATTATGCCAGTAGTCATGGTATTACTTAGTCCAAACGGGTTGCCTATCGCTATTACTTGTTGCCCTACATCAAGTGTGGACGAGTCTGCCAATGGGAGCGGATTTAGTTGCTCATCAGAATAGTCGTCAGTTATTTGCAGTACCGCAATATCGTTGAATGGGTCAGTCCCAATTACACTTGCAGAATAAATATTCCCGTCAACAAATCTGACATCGACTGTTTTTGCGCCAGAAACCACGTGATTATTGGTAATGATGTGACCTAGATTATCATACACAAATCCCGAGCCAAGTCTTGTCGACTGGCTCTCAAGAGGGCTCCCGTTTATGATGACGTTCTCGTTTACTGTCGATACCTTGCT of Candidatus Nitrosotenuis sp. DW1 contains these proteins:
- a CDS encoding S1C family serine protease, with protein sequence MNNREKIQISAIGLLSVLLVFSVATNLGHTSDTELISVVQKNVDTVAQNQDAPLKNAVLTTISSESGKPRSLTAIFKQVENSVVQITSKVSTVNENVIINGSPLESQSTRLGSGFVYDNLGHIITNNHVVSGAKTVDVRFVDGNIYSASVIGTDPFNDIAVLQITDDYSDEQLNPLPLADSSTLDVGQQVIAIGNPFGLSNTMTTGIISQMGRLLPNQGSGYSISNVIQTDAAINQGNSGGPLLNMDGQVIGINTAIQSTTGEFSGIGFAVPSNTIKRVLPSLIEKGTYAHPWLGVSGTSLVPDIAQKLGLAKNYKGVFVTSTVKDGPAAKAGVQEASYNINREVKSGDVIIALDGHKVRDIDDLIIYLSENKNVGDKVVLQINRNGNILDLTAVLQERVATN